Proteins encoded together in one Streptomyces sp. NBC_01216 window:
- a CDS encoding aldose epimerase family protein: protein MSEQKRLTADDAELTIDPDNGCRIESLRIGGHELLRQGEGYGSFPMVPWCGRMANGRFRNGATSHQLPLDAGPHAIHGTGRNATWKTVRTGEREAAFTYDLAEPWPYPGRVTQLFELSEDALTLTLGVEAADDSFPAQAGWHPWFRRNLGDGGQDLRLDFTADWQEERGTDHLPTGRRIGPTPGPWDDCFGMTGGVDITLTWPERLALRMTSRAEWVVIYDEQAEAVCVEPQSGPPNGLDTRPRLVTPIDPLEITTTWTWRRL from the coding sequence GTGAGCGAGCAGAAGCGACTGACGGCGGACGACGCCGAGTTGACCATCGACCCCGACAACGGCTGCCGGATCGAGAGCCTGCGCATCGGAGGCCACGAGTTGCTACGCCAGGGCGAGGGGTACGGCAGCTTCCCCATGGTTCCCTGGTGCGGGCGTATGGCGAACGGGCGTTTCCGGAACGGTGCGACCAGCCATCAACTGCCGCTCGACGCCGGGCCGCACGCCATCCACGGCACCGGACGGAACGCCACCTGGAAGACCGTCCGGACCGGTGAGCGCGAGGCGGCCTTCACCTACGACCTCGCCGAGCCCTGGCCCTACCCCGGGCGGGTCACCCAGCTCTTCGAGCTGAGCGAGGACGCGCTCACCCTCACCCTCGGCGTGGAGGCGGCGGACGACTCCTTCCCGGCCCAGGCCGGCTGGCACCCCTGGTTCCGACGGAACCTCGGCGACGGCGGGCAGGACCTCCGGCTCGACTTCACCGCCGACTGGCAGGAGGAACGCGGCACCGACCACCTCCCCACCGGCCGCCGGATCGGCCCCACCCCGGGGCCGTGGGACGACTGCTTCGGCATGACGGGCGGCGTCGACATCACCCTGACCTGGCCGGAGCGGCTGGCGTTGAGGATGACCAGCCGCGCCGAGTGGGTCGTGATCTACGACGAGCAGGCGGAGGCGGTGTGCGTGGAACCGCAGTCCGGACCGCCGAACGGTCTCGACACCCGCCCGCGCCTGGTGACCCCGATCGATCCACTGGAGATCACGACCACCTGGACCTGGCGGCGGCTATGA
- the pyrE gene encoding orotate phosphoribosyltransferase: MTDVRAELLQQIKDKAVVHGKVTLSSGREADYYIDLRRITLDGEAAPLVGRVMLDLTADLDFDCVGGLTLGADPVATSMLHASAARGQRLDAFVVRKAQKAHGMQRRIEGTDVKGRRCLVVEDTSTTGGSPLTAVEAVREAGGEVVAVATIVDRGAAEAIAGAGLAYLTGYELTDLGLG, encoded by the coding sequence ATGACTGACGTACGCGCTGAGCTGCTCCAGCAGATCAAGGACAAGGCCGTGGTGCACGGCAAGGTGACCCTCTCCTCGGGTCGGGAGGCCGACTACTACATCGACCTGCGCCGGATCACGCTGGACGGCGAGGCCGCGCCGCTCGTCGGCCGGGTCATGCTGGATCTGACCGCCGATCTGGACTTCGACTGCGTCGGCGGCCTCACCCTCGGCGCCGACCCGGTCGCGACGTCGATGCTGCACGCCTCCGCCGCGCGGGGGCAGCGTCTGGACGCCTTCGTCGTGCGCAAGGCGCAGAAGGCCCACGGCATGCAGCGTCGCATCGAGGGCACGGACGTCAAGGGCAGGCGGTGCCTGGTCGTCGAGGACACCTCCACGACCGGCGGCTCGCCGCTGACCGCCGTCGAGGCGGTCCGCGAGGCGGGCGGCGAGGTCGTCGCCGTCGCCACGATCGTGGACCGTGGCGCGGCCGAGGCGATCGCCGGGGCCGGTCTTGCCTACCTGACCGGCTACGAGCTGACGGACCTCGGTCTCGGCTGA
- the fbaA gene encoding class II fructose-bisphosphate aldolase: MPIATPEVYNEMLDRAKAGKFAYPAINVTSSQTLHAALRGFAEAESDGIIQISTGGAEFLGGQYNKDMVTGAVALAEFAHIVAAKYDITVALHTDHCPKDKLDGYVRPLLDISAERVKAGRHPLFQSHMWDGSAETLADNLAIGQELLAKAVAANIILEVEITPTGGEEDGVTHEINDELYTSVDDAIRTAEALGLGEKGRYLLAASFGNVHGVYKPGNVVLRPELLKDLQAGVAEKFGKAAPFDFVFHGGSGSTAEEIATALDNGVVKMNLDTDTQYAFTRPVADHMFRNYDGVLKVDGEVGTKSTYDPRTWGKLAEAGMARRVTEACAALRSTGTKIK, translated from the coding sequence ATGCCCATCGCAACCCCCGAGGTCTACAACGAGATGCTCGACCGGGCGAAGGCAGGCAAGTTCGCCTACCCGGCCATCAACGTGACGTCTTCCCAGACGCTGCACGCTGCGCTGCGCGGCTTCGCCGAGGCCGAGAGCGACGGCATCATCCAGATCTCGACCGGTGGAGCCGAGTTCCTGGGCGGCCAGTACAACAAGGACATGGTCACGGGTGCCGTCGCCCTGGCCGAGTTCGCGCACATCGTCGCCGCGAAGTACGACATCACGGTGGCTCTGCACACCGACCACTGCCCGAAGGACAAGCTGGACGGCTACGTGCGTCCGCTGCTCGACATCTCCGCCGAGCGCGTCAAGGCCGGTCGCCACCCGCTGTTCCAGTCCCACATGTGGGACGGTTCCGCCGAGACCCTCGCCGACAACCTGGCCATCGGCCAGGAGCTGCTCGCCAAGGCCGTCGCCGCGAACATCATCCTCGAGGTCGAGATCACCCCGACCGGTGGCGAGGAGGACGGCGTCACCCACGAGATCAACGACGAGCTCTACACCTCGGTCGACGACGCGATCCGTACCGCCGAGGCCCTCGGCCTGGGCGAGAAGGGCCGCTACCTGCTGGCCGCCTCCTTCGGCAACGTGCACGGCGTCTACAAGCCGGGCAACGTCGTGCTCCGCCCGGAGCTGCTCAAGGACCTCCAGGCGGGCGTCGCCGAGAAGTTCGGCAAGGCCGCCCCGTTCGACTTCGTCTTCCACGGCGGCTCCGGCTCCACGGCCGAGGAGATCGCCACCGCGCTGGACAACGGCGTCGTGAAGATGAACCTGGACACCGACACCCAGTACGCCTTCACGCGTCCGGTCGCCGACCACATGTTCCGCAACTACGACGGCGTCCTGAAGGTCGACGGCGAGGTCGGCACGAAGTCGACCTACGACCCGCGTACCTGGGGCAAGCTGGCCGAGGCGGGAATGGCCCGCCGTGTGACCGAGGCGTGCGCCGCGTTGCGCTCGACCGGCACGAAGATCAAGTAG
- a CDS encoding MalY/PatB family protein, producing the protein MTTNAYDFDRVIDRHGTWSVQWDGIADRFGTGDLLPFTISDMDFASPPEVLAALRERVDHGVFGYTDWRLGGFREAVRHWYATRYATALDIETLVYAPSVLSQLSQLLQTWTGPGDGVVVHTPTYDGFRKAVTGLGRELRGVPIGDTEALEAELSRPDARMLLLCSPHNPTGRVWREHELAEFARLAERHGVAVVSDEIHADMIAAGHRHLPWTRFANGAHDGRWAVITSGTKSFNFPALSGSYGIIGDPGEREAFIRRMETGEGLASPAVLSLTAHIAAYRRGGAWLDALRSYVAGTMRLLAERVREGLPGVEWTPPEAGYLAWIDLRPLGVDENALQRELVETEKVAIMPGGVYGQPGFVRLNVGCPRAKAERGVDALVRAAARLRTR; encoded by the coding sequence GTGACGACGAACGCGTACGACTTCGACCGGGTGATCGACCGGCACGGCACCTGGTCGGTCCAGTGGGACGGCATAGCGGACCGGTTCGGCACCGGGGACCTGCTCCCGTTCACCATCTCCGACATGGATTTCGCCTCCCCTCCGGAGGTCCTGGCGGCGCTGCGCGAGCGCGTGGACCACGGGGTGTTCGGGTACACCGACTGGCGGCTCGGCGGCTTCCGGGAGGCGGTCCGGCACTGGTACGCGACCCGGTACGCCACCGCACTCGACATCGAGACGCTGGTCTACGCCCCCTCGGTGCTGAGCCAGCTCTCGCAACTACTCCAGACGTGGACGGGGCCCGGCGACGGGGTGGTCGTGCACACCCCCACGTACGACGGCTTCCGCAAGGCGGTCACCGGCCTGGGCCGTGAGCTGCGCGGCGTCCCGATCGGGGACACCGAAGCGCTGGAGGCCGAGCTTTCGCGGCCGGACGCGCGGATGCTGCTGCTCTGTTCGCCCCACAACCCGACGGGCCGGGTGTGGCGGGAGCACGAGCTGGCGGAGTTCGCCCGGCTCGCCGAGCGTCACGGAGTCGCGGTGGTCAGCGACGAGATCCACGCCGACATGATCGCGGCGGGTCACCGGCATCTGCCCTGGACCCGGTTCGCCAACGGTGCGCACGACGGACGGTGGGCGGTGATCACCTCGGGCACGAAGTCCTTCAACTTCCCGGCGCTGAGCGGCTCCTACGGGATCATCGGTGACCCCGGCGAGCGTGAGGCGTTCATCCGGCGCATGGAGACCGGCGAGGGGCTCGCCTCGCCGGCCGTGCTCTCGCTGACCGCCCACATCGCCGCGTACCGGCGGGGCGGGGCCTGGCTGGACGCGCTGCGGTCCTACGTGGCGGGCACGATGCGGCTGCTCGCGGAGCGGGTCCGGGAGGGACTGCCGGGGGTGGAGTGGACGCCACCGGAGGCGGGGTACCTGGCCTGGATCGACCTGCGTCCGCTCGGCGTCGACGAGAACGCGCTCCAGCGGGAACTGGTGGAGACCGAGAAGGTCGCGATCATGCCGGGCGGGGTGTACGGGCAGCCGGGGTTCGTCCGGTTGAACGTCGGCTGCCCGCGGGCGAAGGCGGAACGGGGAGTGGACGCGCTGGTACGGGCGGCGGCGAGACTACGGACCCGCTGA
- a CDS encoding MFS transporter produces MDIRLGTGTGRWIVFTTVLGSGMALLDSTVVNVALPHIGEDLGADLADLQWTVNAYMLTLAGLILLGGALGDRYGRRKVFVVGVVWFALASLLCGLAPNAGVLIAARALQGVGGALLTPGSLALIQACFHPDDRARAVGLWSGFGGVGAAIGPFVGGWLVDGPGWRWVFLLNVPLAALCVPVALRHVPESRDESAHDRFDVRGAFLGATALALVTYALIGAAWWAGAVGVAAGAAFVSVERRRGEEAMVPPSIFASRQFTAVNLVTLCVYAAFGGFFFLAVLQLQVVSGYSALGAGAALLPTTLLMLLLSARSGELGERIGPRIPLTVGPLLCAVGMLLMLRVGEDASYVSDVLPALLVLGLGMTTLVAPLTATVLASVRVTRAGLASGINNAAARAAGLVAVAALPLLAGMGPEAYRSASEFGATFRRAMPMCAGVLVLGAVLAWTLVRLPTPIEEARCHPECRTHCGVTSPPLDPGEGKAAPGA; encoded by the coding sequence ATGGACATCAGGCTCGGCACGGGGACGGGACGGTGGATCGTCTTCACCACCGTGCTCGGGTCCGGGATGGCGCTGCTCGACTCCACCGTCGTCAACGTCGCCCTTCCGCACATCGGCGAGGACCTCGGCGCCGACCTGGCGGACCTCCAGTGGACCGTCAACGCGTACATGCTCACCCTGGCCGGCCTGATCCTGCTCGGCGGGGCGCTGGGTGACCGCTACGGGCGGCGGAAGGTGTTCGTCGTCGGGGTGGTGTGGTTCGCGTTGGCCTCGCTGCTGTGCGGCCTCGCACCGAACGCCGGTGTCCTGATCGCGGCCAGGGCCCTCCAGGGCGTGGGTGGCGCGCTGCTCACCCCGGGTTCGCTGGCGCTCATCCAGGCGTGCTTCCATCCGGACGACCGGGCCCGCGCCGTCGGACTGTGGTCCGGCTTCGGCGGAGTCGGGGCGGCGATCGGGCCCTTCGTCGGCGGCTGGCTGGTCGACGGGCCGGGCTGGCGCTGGGTGTTCCTGCTGAACGTGCCGCTGGCCGCGCTGTGCGTGCCGGTCGCGCTGCGGCACGTCCCCGAGTCACGGGACGAGAGCGCCCATGACCGCTTCGACGTGCGGGGAGCCTTCCTCGGCGCCACCGCTCTGGCGCTCGTCACCTACGCGCTGATCGGCGCGGCCTGGTGGGCGGGGGCCGTGGGGGTCGCGGCCGGAGCCGCCTTCGTGTCCGTGGAGCGCCGACGCGGCGAGGAGGCCATGGTGCCGCCGTCGATCTTCGCGTCCCGGCAGTTCACCGCGGTCAATCTGGTGACGCTCTGCGTGTACGCGGCCTTCGGCGGCTTCTTCTTCCTCGCCGTCCTCCAGCTCCAGGTGGTGTCCGGATACTCGGCGCTCGGTGCCGGGGCCGCCCTGCTGCCGACGACGCTGCTGATGCTGCTGCTGTCGGCCAGATCGGGCGAGCTGGGGGAGAGGATCGGGCCGCGGATTCCGTTGACGGTGGGGCCGCTGCTGTGCGCCGTCGGGATGCTGCTGATGCTGCGGGTGGGGGAGGACGCCTCGTACGTCTCGGACGTGCTGCCGGCACTCCTGGTGCTCGGCCTCGGGATGACCACGCTGGTGGCGCCGCTGACGGCGACGGTGCTCGCGTCGGTCCGGGTGACCCGGGCGGGGCTGGCGAGCGGAATCAACAACGCGGCCGCGCGCGCGGCGGGACTGGTCGCGGTGGCGGCGCTGCCGCTGCTGGCCGGGATGGGGCCGGAGGCGTACCGCTCGGCCTCCGAGTTCGGGGCGACGTTCCGGCGCGCGATGCCGATGTGCGCGGGGGTGCTGGTGCTCGGAGCGGTGCTGGCCTGGACGCTGGTCCGGCTGCCCACGCCGATCGAGGAGGCACGCTGTCACCCGGAGTGCAGGACGCACTGCGGCGTCACATCACCGCCGCTGGACCCGGGCGAGGGAAAGGCCGCACCCGGAGCCTGA
- a CDS encoding DUF3151 domain-containing protein → MTTHKNLLGGPEPTYLPENEEAYRLLGEESLAPAEVAAKHPTFSLAWAQLADDAYEAGRVVESYAYARTGYHRGLDQLRRAGWKGHGPVPWSHQANRGFLRCLAALARAAGDINEKDETERCWQFLQDSSTEAYAALKR, encoded by the coding sequence ATGACGACGCACAAGAACCTGCTCGGCGGCCCGGAGCCGACCTACCTGCCCGAGAACGAAGAGGCGTACCGCCTGCTCGGCGAGGAGTCCCTCGCGCCGGCCGAAGTCGCGGCGAAGCACCCCACGTTCTCCCTTGCGTGGGCGCAGCTCGCCGACGACGCCTACGAGGCGGGGCGCGTGGTCGAGTCGTACGCCTACGCCCGCACCGGCTACCACCGCGGACTCGACCAGCTGCGGCGGGCCGGGTGGAAGGGGCACGGCCCCGTCCCTTGGAGCCACCAGGCCAATCGCGGCTTCCTGCGCTGCCTCGCCGCCCTGGCGCGTGCCGCCGGCGACATCAACGAGAAGGACGAGACGGAACGGTGCTGGCAGTTCCTCCAGGACAGCAGCACGGAGGCGTACGCCGCGCTGAAGCGGTAG
- a CDS encoding tryptophan 2,3-dioxygenase family protein, producing MSTFPDASGAGSVDDPNLDFAGTTPYEDYVQADVLTHLQHLRSDDPGEMVFLVTTQVMELWFTVIVHEWETASRALREDRVPVARDALKRSVRELEALNHSWRPLAQLTPAQFNAYRAALGEGSGFQSAMYRRMEFLLGEKSASMLVPHRGAPRVHAELEKALQEPSLYDEVLRLLHRRGLPVPASVLGRDLAQKYEPSPEVERIWTGIYADADQNGELVRLGEALSDVAELVWRWRNDHLVATRRAMGSKTGTGGSAGVAWLEKRAQKNVFPELWTARSHV from the coding sequence ATGTCCACCTTCCCCGATGCCTCCGGAGCCGGTTCGGTCGATGACCCGAACCTCGACTTCGCGGGCACGACGCCGTACGAGGACTACGTCCAGGCGGACGTTCTCACCCACCTCCAGCACCTGCGCTCCGACGACCCCGGCGAGATGGTCTTCCTGGTCACCACCCAGGTCATGGAGCTGTGGTTCACCGTCATCGTCCACGAGTGGGAGACCGCGAGCCGCGCGCTGCGCGAGGACCGCGTCCCCGTGGCGAGGGACGCGCTCAAGCGGTCCGTGCGCGAGCTGGAGGCCCTGAACCACTCCTGGCGCCCGCTCGCCCAGCTGACCCCGGCGCAGTTCAACGCCTACCGGGCCGCCCTCGGCGAAGGCTCCGGCTTCCAGTCGGCGATGTACCGGCGGATGGAGTTCCTGCTCGGCGAGAAGTCCGCGTCGATGCTGGTCCCGCACCGCGGCGCGCCCCGGGTCCACGCCGAGCTGGAGAAGGCGCTCCAGGAGCCCAGCCTGTACGACGAGGTGCTCCGGCTGCTGCACCGGCGCGGTCTGCCCGTCCCCGCGTCCGTCCTCGGCCGCGACCTGGCGCAGAAGTACGAGCCGTCGCCCGAGGTCGAGCGGATCTGGACCGGGATCTACGCCGACGCCGACCAGAACGGCGAACTCGTCCGGCTGGGCGAGGCGCTCAGCGACGTCGCCGAGCTGGTCTGGCGCTGGCGCAACGACCACCTGGTCGCCACCCGCCGGGCCATGGGCTCCAAGACGGGCACCGGCGGCTCGGCGGGTGTGGCCTGGCTGGAGAAGCGGGCGCAGAAGAACGTCTTCCCCGAGCTGTGGACGGCGCGCAGCCATGTCTGA
- the kynU gene encoding kynureninase, protein MSEALREDALTRDEKDPLGPLRERFALDETVYLDGNSLGALPAHLPDRMADVITREWGRLRIRSWDESGWWTAPERIGDRVAPLVGAAPGRIVVGDSTSVNVFKAVVAAARLAGGGRDEILVDATTFPTDGYIAVSAARMTGHRIVPVAPSEVPDAVGPRTAAALINHVDYRTGRLHDLPGITAAVRAAGALAVWDLCHSAGALPVGLDEHGVDLAVGCTYKYLNGGPGSPAYLYVAERHQAAFDSPLPGWNSHADPFGMTPGYAAADGARRGRVGTPDILSMLALESALDVWDGVSVEDVRAKSLALTDFFLECVRAYAPPGRVESLTPEAHAERGSQVALRCAEAPAVMAETIRRGVVGDLRRPDVLRFGFTPLYVGFADAERAARVLAEVLVEIPAGPAEAVPGH, encoded by the coding sequence ATGTCTGAGGCCCTGCGCGAGGACGCGCTCACGAGGGACGAGAAGGACCCGCTGGGCCCGCTGCGCGAGCGGTTCGCCCTGGACGAGACGGTCTATCTCGACGGCAACTCGCTCGGTGCGCTGCCGGCGCACCTGCCCGACCGGATGGCCGACGTCATCACCCGCGAGTGGGGTCGGCTGCGCATCCGTTCCTGGGACGAGAGCGGCTGGTGGACCGCGCCCGAGCGGATCGGCGACCGGGTGGCACCGCTCGTGGGCGCCGCCCCCGGCCGGATCGTGGTCGGCGACTCGACCAGCGTGAACGTCTTCAAGGCCGTGGTGGCCGCCGCCCGGCTCGCCGGTGGCGGACGGGACGAGATCCTCGTCGACGCGACGACCTTCCCCACGGACGGCTACATCGCCGTGTCCGCCGCACGGATGACCGGACACCGGATCGTGCCCGTCGCACCGTCCGAGGTCCCGGACGCCGTCGGCCCCCGTACGGCCGCCGCGCTGATCAACCACGTCGACTACCGGACCGGGCGCCTCCACGACCTGCCCGGTATCACGGCCGCGGTGCGCGCCGCCGGTGCGCTCGCGGTGTGGGACCTGTGCCACAGCGCGGGCGCGCTGCCGGTCGGTCTCGACGAGCACGGGGTCGATCTGGCCGTCGGCTGCACCTACAAGTACCTGAACGGCGGACCGGGTTCGCCCGCGTACCTGTACGTCGCCGAACGTCATCAGGCCGCCTTCGACTCACCGCTGCCCGGCTGGAACTCGCATGCCGACCCCTTCGGTATGACGCCCGGCTACGCGGCCGCCGACGGCGCGCGGCGCGGCCGGGTCGGCACCCCCGACATTCTCTCCATGCTGGCGCTGGAATCGGCGCTCGACGTGTGGGACGGGGTTTCCGTCGAGGACGTCAGGGCCAAGTCCCTGGCCCTGACGGACTTCTTCCTGGAGTGCGTCCGGGCGTACGCGCCGCCCGGGCGGGTCGAGTCGCTGACACCGGAGGCACACGCCGAACGCGGCAGCCAGGTGGCGCTGCGCTGCGCCGAGGCCCCCGCCGTCATGGCGGAGACGATCCGGCGCGGAGTGGTCGGCGACCTGCGTCGTCCGGACGTCCTGCGGTTCGGCTTCACCCCGCTCTACGTGGGCTTCGCCGACGCGGAACGGGCCGCGAGGGTACTGGCCGAGGTACTCGTGGAGATCCCGGCGGGCCCGGCCGAAGCGGTTCCCGGCCACTGA
- a CDS encoding alpha/beta hydrolase family protein: MPDPAARDAAEEASAFSHPAVAPDASAAYGEHPDQVVDFYAPRDGRRHAPLVVALHGGAWRAPYDRQHLTPFVDFLARRGFAVASLEYRRGGSLPRQGATGPIAGRWPETLDDVAAALDALPELAVAHLPLADPRRIVLTGHSAGGHLALWAAARHVLPPDSPWRLAAPPPLRGVVALAPIAHFDRAVELGVCGGAVTEFLGGEGEFDVRARHVDPALLLPTGIATAVVQGREDVVVPQAVAHAYVRAAARAGEEVGFTLLDDVGHFPLIDPSADACAVVAEEIAQLAW; encoded by the coding sequence ATGCCGGACCCCGCCGCGCGCGACGCAGCAGAAGAGGCATCCGCCTTCTCGCACCCGGCCGTCGCCCCGGACGCGTCCGCCGCGTACGGCGAACACCCCGATCAGGTCGTCGACTTCTACGCCCCGCGAGACGGCCGGCGGCACGCTCCGCTCGTCGTCGCGCTGCACGGCGGCGCCTGGCGGGCGCCGTACGACCGACAGCACCTGACTCCTTTCGTGGACTTCCTCGCCCGCCGGGGCTTCGCGGTGGCCAGCCTCGAGTACCGGCGGGGCGGCTCCCTCCCCCGGCAGGGCGCCACCGGCCCGATCGCCGGGCGCTGGCCCGAGACCCTCGACGACGTGGCCGCCGCGCTGGACGCCCTTCCGGAACTGGCCGTGGCGCACCTGCCACTGGCCGACCCGCGCCGGATCGTGCTCACCGGCCACTCGGCGGGCGGGCACCTGGCGCTGTGGGCCGCCGCACGCCACGTCCTTCCGCCGGACTCGCCCTGGCGGCTGGCCGCCCCGCCGCCACTGCGCGGCGTGGTGGCACTGGCCCCGATCGCGCACTTCGATCGGGCCGTGGAACTCGGGGTGTGCGGCGGCGCGGTCACCGAGTTCCTCGGCGGCGAAGGAGAATTCGACGTCCGTGCCCGTCACGTGGACCCGGCGCTGCTGCTGCCGACCGGCATCGCGACCGCGGTCGTGCAGGGCCGCGAGGACGTCGTCGTCCCGCAGGCCGTCGCACACGCCTACGTGCGGGCGGCGGCCAGAGCGGGGGAGGAGGTCGGCTTCACCCTCCTCGACGACGTGGGCCACTTCCCGCTGATCGACCCGTCGGCCGACGCGTGCGCGGTGGTGGCGGAGGAGATCGCCCAACTGGCCTGGTGA
- a CDS encoding sensor histidine kinase has translation MGTTGPPRPRTVAYVTQTSEQGLSPELRLAQGALSGLRQDLFHDAFAYRPLPAMATDGPFTRRLPRRMRDRLGWTPHVVVAACAFLVFLIGAAEAEGAAPPVLALYSSGPALIVLLTLVRPVLAFWASLASTPFLGILGDLGGGLLWAPNSFAAHLVVLTVVAARTRPRAAFWMWLLTGGYAVLTGVFLQSGGRGDAAPLLFCAALSLLVVTVLQVRRQAAREVTAQQSVTAVERSRRTLLEERTTIARELHDVVAHHMSVVAIQAEAAPYRVENPPPELEQAFVTIRENAVAALTELRRVLGVVRAEGYEAPDAPQPTLADLDGLVANVREAGLDVAKTVTGAVRELPQGVELSAYRIVQEALSNVLRHAPGAEAKVEVGHVLGGLGLRVVNGPARGLVKPSPGAGHGITGMRERVGMLNGEMTAEETGDGGYAVTVFIPVARTESAE, from the coding sequence ATGGGGACGACCGGTCCGCCCCGCCCCCGTACCGTGGCGTACGTGACCCAGACCTCCGAGCAGGGCCTCAGCCCCGAACTCCGCCTGGCCCAGGGCGCGCTCTCCGGGCTGCGCCAGGACCTCTTCCACGACGCGTTCGCCTACCGGCCGCTGCCCGCGATGGCGACCGACGGGCCGTTCACCCGCCGCCTGCCGCGGCGGATGCGGGACCGTCTCGGCTGGACCCCGCACGTGGTGGTCGCGGCCTGCGCCTTCCTCGTCTTCCTGATCGGCGCAGCGGAGGCGGAGGGCGCCGCTCCTCCGGTCCTGGCGCTCTACTCGTCCGGGCCCGCGCTGATCGTGCTGCTCACCCTCGTGCGCCCGGTGCTCGCCTTCTGGGCCTCACTGGCCTCCACCCCCTTCCTCGGTATCCTCGGCGATCTCGGCGGCGGACTGCTCTGGGCGCCGAACTCCTTCGCCGCGCACCTCGTCGTCCTGACCGTGGTCGCCGCCCGGACCCGGCCCCGCGCCGCCTTTTGGATGTGGTTGCTGACCGGCGGCTACGCGGTTCTCACCGGGGTCTTCCTCCAGTCCGGGGGCCGCGGCGACGCGGCCCCGCTGCTGTTCTGCGCCGCGCTCTCGCTGCTCGTGGTGACCGTCCTCCAGGTCCGCCGCCAGGCCGCGCGGGAGGTCACGGCCCAGCAGTCGGTGACCGCCGTCGAGCGTTCCCGCCGTACCCTGCTCGAGGAACGGACCACCATCGCCCGCGAACTCCACGATGTCGTCGCCCACCACATGTCGGTGGTCGCCATCCAGGCGGAGGCCGCTCCCTACCGGGTCGAGAACCCGCCGCCGGAGCTGGAGCAGGCATTCGTCACCATCCGCGAGAACGCGGTGGCGGCCCTGACCGAGCTGCGGCGCGTGCTCGGCGTCGTGCGGGCGGAGGGCTACGAGGCTCCCGACGCCCCCCAGCCCACCCTCGCCGACCTGGACGGGCTGGTGGCCAACGTCCGGGAGGCCGGGCTCGACGTGGCGAAGACGGTGACCGGCGCGGTGCGCGAACTGCCGCAGGGCGTCGAGCTCTCCGCGTACCGGATCGTCCAGGAGGCGTTGAGCAACGTGCTGCGGCACGCGCCCGGCGCGGAGGCGAAGGTCGAGGTCGGCCACGTGCTGGGTGGGCTGGGCCTGCGGGTCGTCAACGGTCCGGCGCGCGGGCTGGTGAAGCCTTCCCCCGGCGCGGGCCACGGGATCACCGGCATGCGGGAACGGGTGGGCATGCTGAACGGAGAGATGACCGCCGAGGAGACCGGGGACGGTGGCTACGCGGTGACGGTGTTCATCCCGGTGGCGCGGACGGAGTCGGCGGAATGA
- a CDS encoding response regulator transcription factor, whose protein sequence is MTVRVLIVDDQMMVREGFSVLLGAMPDIEVVGEAVNGREAIAQVAALRPDVVLMDIRMPEVNGIEATREIVAADADAKVLVLTTFDLDEYVYQALRAGASGFLLKDASARQLAEGVRVVAAGEALLAPTVTKRLITEFARAAETPREPTAAQVGDLTERETEVLVLIAQGLSNAEIADRLVVAESTIKTHVSRVLVKLGLRDRTQAAVFAYEAGLVRVGG, encoded by the coding sequence ATGACCGTGAGGGTACTCATCGTCGACGACCAGATGATGGTCCGTGAGGGCTTCTCGGTCCTGCTCGGCGCGATGCCGGACATCGAGGTCGTCGGCGAGGCGGTCAACGGGCGCGAGGCGATCGCGCAGGTCGCGGCGTTGCGTCCGGACGTGGTCCTGATGGACATCCGGATGCCCGAAGTGAACGGCATCGAGGCCACGCGGGAGATCGTCGCGGCGGACGCCGACGCCAAGGTGCTGGTCCTGACGACCTTCGACCTCGACGAGTACGTCTACCAGGCGCTGCGCGCCGGGGCTTCCGGATTCCTGTTGAAGGACGCCTCCGCACGCCAGCTGGCCGAGGGAGTCCGGGTGGTGGCGGCCGGCGAGGCGTTGCTGGCGCCGACCGTGACCAAGCGGCTGATCACCGAGTTCGCCAGGGCGGCGGAGACGCCGCGCGAGCCCACCGCGGCACAGGTCGGCGACCTGACCGAGCGGGAGACGGAGGTGCTCGTGCTGATCGCCCAGGGGCTGTCCAACGCGGAGATCGCCGACCGGCTGGTGGTGGCCGAGTCGACGATCAAGACGCACGTGAGCCGGGTCCTGGTGAAGCTGGGCCTGCGGGACCGGACGCAGGCGGCGGTCTTCGCGTACGAGGCGGGGCTGGTCCGGGTGGGCGGGTAG